The Nonlabens spongiae genome contains a region encoding:
- a CDS encoding YqgE/AlgH family protein, translating into MEKIAPHKGKLLVSEPNIIGDDSFSRSVVLVTEYNQDGVVGFILNKRLEYTLDQLIPEIDAQLDIYAGGPVDRDNLYFLHNIPELIPGSHLIEDDIYWGGDFGIVSELIKQNKITGSEIRFFLGYSGWEIHQLENELQGNSWVVCENTSASELLALDTFDIWKNHMRELGGKYELWSNAPDNPQYN; encoded by the coding sequence ATGGAAAAAATTGCGCCACATAAAGGAAAGCTCTTAGTATCTGAGCCTAATATTATAGGAGATGATTCCTTTTCAAGATCAGTAGTGCTGGTAACAGAATACAATCAAGATGGTGTAGTCGGTTTCATCCTTAACAAGAGATTAGAATATACCCTTGATCAGTTGATACCTGAAATAGATGCTCAACTAGATATTTATGCTGGTGGACCTGTAGATCGAGACAACCTTTATTTTTTACATAACATACCTGAATTAATTCCTGGCTCTCATCTTATAGAGGATGATATATACTGGGGTGGAGATTTCGGTATTGTAAGTGAATTGATTAAGCAAAACAAGATTACGGGTTCTGAAATCCGCTTCTTTCTGGGATATTCTGGATGGGAAATACATCAGCTTGAAAATGAGCTTCAAGGAAATTCATGGGTCGTCTGTGAAAACACCTCTGCAAGTGAGTTACTAGCATTAGATACTTTTGATATCTGGAAAAATCATATGCGTGAACTGGGAGGTAAGTACGAGTTATGGTCTAACGCTCCGGACAATCCTCAATACAACTGA
- a CDS encoding NAD-dependent succinate-semialdehyde dehydrogenase — translation MADKITTINPANGKELKSYDFLTEEQAMEKIQQSQKAFESWKLKSLEERAKVIKNIGEKLNEYKDEFAQLMTDEMGKLFKHGKQEIDLCKGICDYTAKSGMDALADEERELDGGGKGIVTYSPMGIIYGIQPWNFPAYQVVRYSIVNLMAGNAVLLKHAENVTGCSLLLQKIYEEAGLPEGLFQSLVISHEISEKIIEHDLVRGVTFTGSAGVGKKIGEQAGKALKKTVLELGSNDAYIVLEDADIEMAAKTCANGRIYNNGETCVAAKRFIVVDKVFEEFKKAFVERMSNITLGDPNDENSQLGPMARKDLMEKLHDQVKESIDKGAEVLCGGEPEDRDGFYYPSTVLGNVKPGQPAYDDELFGPVASLIHAKDEEDAMRIANDSRFGLGGGIFSKDQDRAVKLAQDHFDTGMVFINSFGLAQVNMPFGGVKDSGYGREHGGFGIKEFVNIKAVNILNS, via the coding sequence ATGGCAGATAAAATCACAACTATCAACCCTGCAAATGGGAAAGAGCTCAAATCTTATGATTTCTTGACAGAGGAGCAAGCAATGGAAAAGATTCAGCAATCTCAAAAGGCCTTTGAATCCTGGAAACTGAAATCACTGGAGGAAAGAGCAAAGGTGATCAAGAACATCGGAGAAAAGTTGAACGAATACAAAGACGAATTTGCTCAACTCATGACTGATGAGATGGGTAAGTTATTCAAGCACGGTAAACAAGAGATAGATCTCTGTAAAGGAATTTGCGATTATACCGCAAAAAGTGGTATGGACGCTTTAGCAGATGAAGAACGAGAACTCGATGGCGGTGGCAAAGGAATCGTAACCTATTCACCAATGGGAATAATTTACGGGATACAACCGTGGAATTTCCCTGCTTATCAAGTAGTAAGATATTCTATCGTAAACCTTATGGCGGGTAATGCAGTGCTATTAAAACACGCTGAAAATGTCACTGGTTGCTCTTTGTTGCTTCAAAAAATCTATGAGGAGGCAGGTTTGCCTGAGGGTTTATTTCAATCCTTAGTGATCAGCCACGAAATTTCTGAGAAAATTATAGAGCACGATCTTGTAAGGGGAGTAACATTTACTGGTAGTGCAGGCGTAGGTAAAAAAATAGGTGAACAAGCTGGAAAAGCGCTTAAGAAAACAGTTTTAGAGCTTGGAAGTAATGATGCTTACATCGTGTTAGAAGACGCTGATATTGAAATGGCTGCAAAGACCTGTGCCAACGGTCGGATATACAATAATGGAGAGACTTGCGTTGCAGCAAAGAGATTTATCGTTGTAGACAAAGTTTTTGAAGAATTCAAGAAGGCTTTTGTTGAACGCATGAGCAACATTACTCTGGGAGACCCAAATGATGAAAATTCTCAGTTAGGCCCCATGGCTCGTAAAGATCTTATGGAGAAACTTCATGACCAAGTTAAAGAAAGTATCGATAAAGGAGCAGAAGTGCTGTGTGGTGGTGAACCTGAAGATCGAGATGGATTTTATTACCCCTCGACTGTATTGGGTAATGTAAAACCAGGTCAACCAGCTTATGATGATGAATTATTTGGACCCGTAGCATCTTTGATTCATGCTAAAGATGAAGAGGATGCTATGCGTATTGCTAACGACAGTAGGTTTGGTCTGGGAGGAGGAATCTTTTCTAAAGATCAAGACAGAGCAGTAAAACTCGCACAAGATCATTTTGATACGGGAATGGTTTTCATCAATTCATTTGGTTTAGCTCAAGTAAACATGCCGTTCGGAGGGGTTAAGGATTCTGGATATGGTAGAGAGCACGGAGGATTTGGTATCAAGGAATTTGTAAATATTAAAGCAGTTAATATTCTCAATTCATAG
- a CDS encoding dipeptidyl-peptidase 3 family protein — translation MKNMKIAAYILAATLMVSCNNSTDEPITEVKAKTEKNNGKVTEFADIAVLHYEIPGWDELSLKQQQLVYYMTQAGLSGRDITWDQNYRHNLAIRQALENLYTNYKGDKESEAWQQFETYLNRVWFASGIHHHYSMDKMIPELPKEQLSKMMEEAGVELDTRILNLLYDDQDSKKVVLDEDKDLVLASAVNLYGPDVTTQEAKEFYGSIAVDKNEPIEVGLNSRLVKKNGELVEEIYKSGGKYGAAIDRIIYWLEKAQGVAETEAQEKALGLLIEYYKTGSLDTWDDYAIAWTNSTDGAVDWINGFIEVYNDPIAYKGSYESIVQIKDFDMSRKMEVLSKNAQWFEDHSPLMDEHKKDSVKGVSYKTVNVAGEAGDASPATPIGVNLPNNVWIRNVHGSKSVSLGNIIAAYNGAGSTGKLEEFAHDEEEIELEKKYGALADKLHTALHEVVGHASGQINPGVGTPKETLGSYKSTIEEGRADLFGLYYLMDPKLEELGLVEDWKKTGMAAYDGYIRNGLMTQLTRLEVGQNVEEAHMRNRQWVSAWAYERGEENGVIEKVTKDGKTYYDIKDYKALREIFGELLRETQRMTSEGDFEAAKALVEDYGVKVDQDIHQEVKDRASKFEAPAYSGFVNPMIVPVEENGEITGFEIKQPDSFAEQMLTYSETYGFLNSMDTNMSSEENTSTN, via the coding sequence ATGAAAAACATGAAAATTGCAGCTTATATTCTAGCTGCTACCTTAATGGTCTCATGCAACAACAGTACAGATGAGCCCATCACAGAAGTCAAAGCCAAAACGGAAAAAAACAACGGTAAAGTCACCGAGTTTGCAGACATTGCTGTACTACATTATGAAATCCCAGGCTGGGACGAGCTGAGTCTCAAACAACAACAGTTGGTTTACTACATGACCCAGGCAGGGCTGAGCGGTAGAGATATCACATGGGATCAGAATTACAGGCACAATCTAGCGATCCGTCAGGCACTTGAAAATCTGTATACCAACTATAAGGGCGATAAAGAGAGTGAAGCATGGCAACAATTTGAAACCTACCTCAATAGGGTGTGGTTTGCTAGCGGAATCCACCACCACTACAGTATGGATAAGATGATCCCAGAACTACCTAAAGAGCAATTGTCCAAAATGATGGAAGAAGCTGGCGTGGAGCTGGATACTAGAATATTAAACTTGCTTTATGACGATCAAGATAGTAAGAAAGTGGTTCTAGATGAGGATAAGGACTTAGTTCTTGCAAGTGCGGTTAACCTGTACGGTCCTGATGTCACTACACAAGAGGCTAAGGAATTTTACGGCAGCATTGCAGTAGATAAAAATGAACCGATTGAGGTTGGGTTGAATTCGCGACTCGTGAAAAAAAATGGTGAGCTGGTAGAAGAAATTTATAAGAGCGGAGGTAAATATGGAGCTGCGATTGATCGCATCATCTATTGGTTAGAAAAAGCACAAGGGGTTGCAGAAACAGAAGCACAAGAAAAAGCACTGGGATTGCTCATAGAGTATTATAAAACGGGAAGCCTAGATACTTGGGATGACTATGCAATAGCCTGGACTAACAGTACTGATGGTGCAGTAGATTGGATCAACGGTTTTATAGAAGTGTATAACGACCCAATTGCTTATAAAGGGAGCTATGAATCCATCGTGCAGATCAAGGATTTTGACATGAGCCGTAAAATGGAAGTCTTGAGCAAGAATGCACAATGGTTTGAAGATCACTCGCCACTTATGGATGAGCACAAGAAAGACTCTGTTAAAGGAGTAAGCTATAAAACAGTAAATGTGGCCGGTGAAGCAGGGGATGCCAGTCCAGCAACTCCCATAGGTGTAAACTTGCCAAACAACGTATGGATCAGAAACGTGCATGGTAGTAAATCAGTTTCTCTAGGAAACATTATTGCAGCTTATAATGGAGCAGGTAGTACAGGTAAACTTGAGGAGTTTGCTCACGATGAGGAAGAAATCGAGCTGGAGAAGAAATATGGTGCTCTCGCAGACAAGTTACACACGGCACTTCACGAGGTGGTGGGACATGCCAGCGGTCAGATTAATCCAGGTGTAGGAACTCCTAAGGAAACACTGGGAAGCTATAAAAGCACCATCGAAGAGGGGAGAGCAGACCTTTTCGGTCTTTATTACTTGATGGATCCCAAGCTTGAGGAACTAGGTCTGGTTGAAGATTGGAAAAAAACCGGTATGGCGGCATATGATGGTTATATAAGAAATGGTCTTATGACACAATTGACTCGTTTAGAAGTAGGGCAGAATGTAGAAGAAGCTCATATGAGAAACCGCCAGTGGGTAAGTGCCTGGGCGTATGAACGAGGCGAAGAAAACGGAGTAATCGAGAAAGTAACTAAAGACGGTAAGACTTATTATGATATCAAGGACTATAAAGCGTTGCGAGAGATTTTTGGTGAGTTGCTCCGTGAGACTCAACGCATGACGAGTGAAGGTGACTTTGAAGCAGCCAAAGCACTTGTAGAAGATTATGGCGTTAAGGTAGATCAAGATATTCATCAAGAAGTAAAAGATCGTGCGAGCAAATTTGAAGCTCCGGCTTATAGTGGTTTTGTGAATCCTATGATCGTACCCGTTGAAGAAAATGGTGAGATCACTGGTTTTGAAATCAAACAACCCGATAGTTTTGCTGAGCAAATGTTGACGTATTCAGAAACTTATGGATTTCTGAATTCTATGGACACAAATATGTCATCTGAAGAAAATACTTCAACTAATTAG
- a CDS encoding tetratricopeptide repeat protein has product MNSNNYIFKAIDAYPYELAETVESLDYALAYEPENTEALYLMACLHMYDLEDYSTAIDYCEQIMAIDPYMIKVYSLFINVLTCAEEFQKAQKVLAFAFTVKGSNHGLLRIMQGRLMERQGLLKPAIAAHKEALKSCTDRFLTCFAQSELDRVKAKRRLVFKKSKKTEKAKKKKSKKKKKK; this is encoded by the coding sequence ATGAATTCAAACAATTACATCTTCAAGGCTATAGATGCCTATCCCTATGAACTCGCCGAGACGGTGGAGTCACTGGATTACGCACTTGCCTATGAACCAGAAAATACTGAGGCTCTTTATCTCATGGCGTGCCTACACATGTATGACCTTGAAGATTACAGTACGGCTATAGATTATTGTGAGCAGATCATGGCGATAGATCCATATATGATAAAGGTTTATTCCTTGTTCATCAATGTTCTGACTTGCGCAGAGGAGTTTCAAAAAGCCCAGAAGGTTCTCGCATTTGCCTTTACGGTCAAAGGTTCAAATCATGGTTTATTACGTATCATGCAGGGACGCTTGATGGAACGCCAGGGGTTGCTCAAACCAGCGATCGCCGCACATAAAGAAGCGCTCAAGTCATGTACCGATCGGTTTTTAACCTGTTTTGCTCAGTCAGAACTGGATCGCGTTAAGGCAAAACGTAGACTGGTCTTCAAAAAGTCCAAGAAAACGGAAAAGGCAAAAAAGAAAAAAAGCAAAAAAAAGAAGAAAAAGTAG